From the Streptomyces sp. KMM 9044 genome, one window contains:
- a CDS encoding RNA polymerase sigma factor — protein sequence MRSGTVPSTAYDDVPYTRGGDVDRTDVGALVQSAVGGDAAAWKAIVEGLGPLVWSVVRAHRLSDADAHEVYQTVWFRFAQNLGRIREPEKTGAWLASTARHECLKVLRNARRLTLTDDPQFLDRVSEDGTPEQSLLEAEEAAAQSERVRRMWQEFEELGDRCRQLLRVLIASPPPSYQEVSAALGIAVGSIGPLRQRCLRRLRARLEARGAM from the coding sequence ATGAGGTCCGGAACCGTCCCTTCCACGGCGTACGATGACGTGCCGTACACGAGGGGTGGGGACGTGGACCGTACTGATGTCGGCGCGTTGGTCCAGTCCGCCGTCGGCGGCGACGCGGCGGCCTGGAAGGCGATCGTGGAGGGGCTGGGCCCCCTGGTGTGGTCCGTGGTGCGGGCCCACCGGCTCTCCGACGCGGACGCGCACGAGGTCTACCAGACGGTCTGGTTCCGCTTCGCCCAGAACCTGGGGCGCATCCGTGAACCGGAGAAGACCGGGGCCTGGCTGGCCAGCACGGCACGGCACGAGTGCCTGAAGGTGCTCAGGAACGCGCGTCGGCTGACCCTGACGGACGACCCGCAGTTCCTGGACCGGGTCAGCGAGGACGGCACACCGGAGCAGTCGCTGCTGGAGGCGGAGGAAGCCGCCGCCCAGAGCGAACGGGTACGGCGGATGTGGCAGGAGTTCGAGGAACTCGGCGACCGGTGCAGGCAGTTGCTGCGCGTGCTGATCGCCTCGCCGCCGCCCAGCTATCAGGAGGTGTCCGCCGCGCTGGGTATCGCGGTGGGCAGTATCGGGCCCCTGCGCCAGCGCTGTCTGCGCCGGCTGCGGGCCCGGCTCGAGGCACGGGGGGCGATGTGA
- a CDS encoding DUF5713 family protein produces the protein MPLTNAQVTAHPFLRDLYRDGYYPDHVVDRGRDILLALCARIEAERPAGLPALHLLTHAATEEFNDLKTVFVEAGSEIETVAREAIAEDFWFVAQSYGFTDADVEELIAPREW, from the coding sequence ATGCCCCTCACCAACGCACAGGTCACCGCCCATCCGTTCCTCCGGGACCTGTACCGGGACGGTTACTACCCGGACCACGTCGTCGACCGGGGCCGCGACATCCTGCTCGCCCTGTGCGCGCGGATCGAGGCGGAACGGCCCGCTGGCCTGCCCGCTCTCCACCTCCTCACCCACGCAGCGACCGAGGAGTTCAACGACCTGAAGACCGTGTTCGTGGAGGCGGGCAGCGAGATCGAGACGGTGGCCCGCGAGGCGATAGCCGAGGACTTCTGGTTCGTAGCCCAGTCCTACGGGTTCACTGACGCCGACGTGGAGGAGCTGATCGCCCCCCGCGAGTGGTGA
- a CDS encoding mechanosensitive ion channel family protein has product MTRALTMNDMLYAGIAIVAGLLAAFLLRMLLRWLGRHADRTQWRGDDVAVAALRMIAPWAAVAGGAASAAAALPLTRTVQHNINQTLTVLVIFAATVSVSRVVAGLVQSVTQARSGVAGSATIFMNITRILVLAIGFLVMLQTLGISIAPLLTALGVGGLAVALALQDTLANLFAGIHILASKTVQPGDYIRLSSGEEGYVEDINWRQTTVRELSNNLVVIPNGQLAKTNMTNFMRPDQELTILVQAGVSYDSDLEQVERVTMEVVAEVMTEITGALPEHEPAVRFHTFGDSRIGFTVILGVGEFSDQYRIKHEFVKRLHRRYRQEGIRIPSPARTVALQQGSVVFPQQRGAEPEPDGMTASRPI; this is encoded by the coding sequence ATGACGCGCGCGCTCACCATGAACGACATGCTGTACGCCGGTATCGCGATCGTCGCGGGCCTGCTCGCGGCGTTCCTGCTGCGCATGCTGCTGCGCTGGCTCGGCCGGCACGCGGACCGCACCCAGTGGCGCGGTGACGACGTCGCCGTGGCCGCCCTGCGCATGATCGCGCCGTGGGCGGCGGTCGCGGGCGGCGCCGCGTCCGCGGCGGCGGCGCTGCCGCTGACCCGGACCGTACAGCACAACATCAACCAGACACTGACGGTGCTGGTCATCTTCGCGGCGACGGTCTCGGTGTCCCGGGTGGTGGCCGGCCTGGTGCAATCGGTGACCCAGGCCCGGTCCGGCGTCGCCGGCTCGGCCACGATCTTCATGAACATCACCCGGATCCTGGTCCTGGCGATCGGCTTCCTGGTGATGCTCCAGACGCTGGGCATCTCCATCGCCCCCCTGCTCACCGCCCTCGGCGTCGGCGGTCTGGCGGTCGCGCTGGCGCTCCAGGACACGCTCGCCAACCTGTTCGCAGGCATCCACATCCTCGCCTCCAAGACCGTTCAGCCCGGGGACTACATCCGGCTGAGCAGCGGCGAGGAGGGCTACGTCGAGGACATCAACTGGCGCCAGACGACGGTCCGCGAGCTCTCGAACAACCTGGTGGTCATCCCCAACGGGCAGCTCGCGAAGACGAACATGACCAACTTCATGCGCCCCGACCAGGAGCTGACCATCCTGGTGCAGGCCGGGGTGTCCTACGACAGCGACCTGGAGCAGGTGGAGCGGGTCACCATGGAGGTCGTCGCCGAGGTGATGACGGAGATCACCGGGGCGCTCCCGGAGCACGAGCCGGCGGTGCGCTTCCACACCTTCGGCGACTCCCGCATCGGTTTCACCGTGATCCTGGGCGTCGGCGAGTTCAGCGACCAGTACCGGATCAAGCACGAGTTCGTCAAACGGCTGCACCGGCGCTACCGCCAGGAGGGCATCCGCATTCCATCGCCCGCGCGGACGGTGGCGCTGCAGCAGGGCTCGGTGGTGTTCCCGCAGCAGCGCGGCGCCGAGCCGGAGCCGGACGGTATGACGGCGTCCCGGCCGATCTGA
- a CDS encoding N-formylglutamate amidohydrolase codes for MTEVPPVPQSFRLLPGAGDSPVILHVPHSSRKIPAEVRSGIVLGDAELERELDHITDAHTASIAEAAAEAAGITPWRFVNGLSRLVIDPERFPDEREEMLASGMSAVYTRTTHKEVLRPDGFEHGPLVERYFRPYAQAMTQAVADRLATTGRAVIIDVHSYPTAPLPYELHGEGPRPPVCLGTDGFHTPAGLLDAALDAFAPCGKTGLDSPFAGTYVPLEFFGRRAEVTALMVEIRRDTYMTEPGGPAGPGLRDLASALGSLVDAVSR; via the coding sequence ATGACCGAGGTCCCGCCGGTACCGCAGTCCTTCCGTCTTCTTCCCGGTGCCGGGGACTCCCCCGTGATCCTCCATGTGCCGCACTCCTCACGGAAGATACCGGCCGAGGTGCGGTCCGGGATCGTACTGGGCGACGCGGAGCTCGAGCGGGAGCTGGACCACATCACCGACGCGCACACCGCCTCGATCGCCGAGGCCGCCGCCGAGGCGGCCGGGATCACTCCGTGGCGGTTCGTCAACGGGCTGTCCCGGCTGGTGATCGATCCCGAGCGGTTCCCGGACGAGCGGGAGGAGATGCTGGCGTCCGGGATGAGCGCGGTCTACACCCGGACCACGCACAAGGAGGTCCTGCGGCCCGACGGATTCGAGCACGGGCCGCTGGTCGAGCGGTACTTCCGTCCGTACGCACAGGCCATGACCCAGGCGGTGGCGGACCGCCTGGCGACCACCGGGCGAGCCGTGATCATCGACGTCCACTCCTATCCCACCGCGCCCCTGCCCTACGAACTCCACGGCGAGGGCCCCCGCCCGCCGGTCTGCCTGGGCACCGACGGCTTCCACACGCCGGCCGGCCTGCTCGACGCGGCCCTCGATGCGTTCGCGCCCTGCGGGAAGACGGGACTCGACAGCCCGTTCGCCGGGACGTACGTACCGCTGGAGTTCTTCGGGAGGCGGGCGGAGGTGACGGCGCTGATGGTGGAGATCCGTAGGGACACGTACATGACCGAGCCGGGCGGTCCCGCGGGCCCGGGCCTGCGGGACCTCGCCTCGGCCCTCGGGAGCCTGGTGGACGCGGTGTCACGCTGA
- a CDS encoding S8/S53 family peptidase, translated as MAPQRFREQYSQIQRSMPDVPLAIGPDDAGEFLYEKGVVLARDGEEARLVEDTVRQHFTTFAGLTADHVRRAGPESNRSGITRIRVADPGQGDGSGDPAVAGALRALREPEGRTGRRLVSRNHVVSIAVNACPGDEPVPVGADAQPNPAVADGAHAGDGAVGVLVVDTGLMNDYRSYPLLAHTRGDAQVEECGEDGVLRQYCGHGTFIAGLVAAVAPHTDITVRGTLNDAGAILESEFGEKLFEAVDQGGWPDVISLSAGTSNGRTDGLLGVDAFMRELRQQRTLLVAAAGNNSSATPFWPAAYADLPGFENAVLSIGALRGDGDFGACFSNHGAWVKAYAPGERLTSALTGFETPVPYVYQHSTYDACRYGFGYACTCSHPRHTGVLSEEHGSGKPDQVMFEGLAQWSGTSFATPVAVGMVAAHMTARAEADPRKARQQLMDANSEVAEVRGMNVPALIPATWRPTPVALPSPRT; from the coding sequence ATGGCACCACAGCGATTCCGTGAGCAGTACAGCCAGATCCAGCGCTCCATGCCCGACGTCCCCCTGGCGATCGGCCCGGACGACGCGGGAGAGTTCCTCTACGAGAAGGGCGTCGTGCTCGCCCGCGACGGCGAGGAGGCCCGCCTCGTCGAGGACACCGTGCGACAGCACTTCACCACGTTCGCCGGCCTGACCGCCGACCACGTGCGCCGGGCGGGCCCGGAGAGCAACCGCTCGGGCATCACCCGCATCCGGGTCGCCGACCCCGGGCAGGGCGACGGCAGCGGCGACCCCGCCGTCGCGGGCGCCCTGCGCGCCCTGCGGGAGCCGGAGGGCCGTACCGGCCGCCGGCTTGTCAGCCGCAACCACGTGGTGTCGATCGCCGTCAACGCCTGCCCCGGCGACGAGCCCGTCCCCGTGGGGGCCGACGCGCAGCCCAACCCGGCCGTCGCCGACGGCGCGCACGCAGGGGACGGTGCCGTCGGTGTCCTCGTCGTCGACACCGGCCTCATGAACGACTACCGGTCCTACCCCCTCCTCGCCCACACCCGGGGCGACGCCCAGGTCGAGGAGTGCGGGGAGGACGGCGTCCTGAGGCAGTACTGCGGTCACGGCACATTCATCGCGGGGCTCGTCGCGGCCGTCGCGCCCCACACGGACATCACCGTCCGCGGCACCCTGAACGACGCCGGTGCCATCCTGGAGTCCGAGTTCGGCGAGAAGCTGTTCGAGGCCGTCGACCAGGGCGGGTGGCCCGACGTCATCAGCCTCTCCGCCGGCACCTCCAACGGCCGCACCGACGGACTGCTCGGCGTCGACGCCTTCATGCGGGAACTGAGGCAGCAGCGCACCCTGCTGGTCGCCGCCGCCGGCAACAACTCCAGCGCCACGCCGTTCTGGCCCGCCGCCTACGCAGACCTCCCCGGCTTCGAGAACGCCGTCCTGTCGATCGGTGCCCTGCGCGGCGACGGCGACTTCGGTGCCTGCTTCAGCAACCACGGCGCCTGGGTGAAGGCCTACGCCCCCGGCGAGCGCCTCACCAGCGCACTCACCGGTTTCGAGACCCCCGTGCCGTACGTGTACCAGCACTCCACCTACGACGCCTGCCGCTACGGTTTCGGTTACGCCTGCACCTGCAGCCACCCCCGGCACACCGGTGTCCTCAGTGAGGAGCACGGCTCCGGCAAGCCGGACCAGGTGATGTTCGAGGGCCTCGCCCAGTGGAGCGGCACCTCGTTCGCCACTCCCGTCGCCGTCGGCATGGTCGCCGCCCACATGACCGCGCGGGCCGAGGCCGACCCGCGCAAGGCCCGGCAGCAGTTGATGGACGCGAACAGCGAGGTCGCCGAGGTGCGAGGGATGAACGTACCGGCGCTCATTCCGGCCACCTGGCGTCCCACGCCGGTCGCGCTCCCCTCCCCCCGGACATGA
- a CDS encoding NADP-dependent isocitrate dehydrogenase: MTDSTIIYTHTDEAPALATYSFLPVVRAYASQAGVPVETRDISLAGRIIAVFPEHLTEDQRIPDALAELGELARTPAANIIKLPNVSASIPQLKAAVTELQGQGYALPDYPDDPKTDEEREIRARYDKIKGSAVNPVLREGNSDRRAPASVKNYARNHPHRMGAWTGESRTGVATMGENDFRSTEKSAVIAEDGALRIELVGDDGTTTVLRESVPVLKDEVVDASVMRVAALREFLTAQVARAKQEGVLFSVHLKATMMKVSDPIVFGHVVRAFFPNTFARYGEQLAAAGLSPNDGLGGIYKGLEGLPEGAGIKASFDAELAEGPKLAMVDSDRGITNLHVPSDVIVDASMPAMIRTSGHMWGPDGQEADTLAVLPDSSYSGVYQAVIEDCRANGAFDPSTMGSVPNVGLMAQKAEEYGSHDKTFEIPVTGTVRLVDQAGNAVLEQAVSAGDIFRACQTKDAPIRDWVKLAVTRARATGSPAVFWLDGTRAHDAHLIAKVERYLAEHDTEGLDIRVLNPVEATRLSVERIRRGEDTISVTGNVLRDYLTDLFPILELGTSAKMLSVVPLMAGGGLFETGAGGSAPKHVQQLVKENYLRWDSLGEFFALVPSLEQFAETTGNARAKVLADALDRATATFLNEDKSPSRRLGGIDNRGSHFYLSLYWAQELAGQTDDADLAKAFAPLAETLTANERKIVDELAAVQGEPAEIGGYYRPDPAKAATVMRPSATWNEALASLS, encoded by the coding sequence GTGACTGACTCGACCATCATCTATACGCACACTGACGAGGCCCCCGCCCTGGCGACGTATTCGTTCCTGCCGGTGGTTCGGGCGTACGCCTCCCAGGCCGGTGTCCCCGTGGAGACGCGTGACATCTCGCTGGCCGGACGCATCATCGCCGTGTTCCCGGAGCACCTCACCGAGGACCAGCGCATCCCGGACGCTCTCGCCGAGCTCGGCGAGCTGGCGAGGACCCCCGCAGCCAACATCATCAAGCTGCCGAACGTCTCGGCGTCGATCCCCCAGCTCAAGGCCGCGGTGACCGAGCTCCAGGGCCAGGGCTACGCGCTGCCGGACTACCCGGACGACCCGAAGACCGACGAGGAGCGCGAGATCCGCGCCCGTTACGACAAGATCAAGGGTTCCGCCGTGAACCCGGTCCTGCGTGAGGGCAACTCCGACCGCCGCGCCCCCGCCTCGGTGAAGAACTACGCCAGGAACCACCCGCACCGCATGGGTGCCTGGACCGGCGAGTCCAGGACCGGTGTGGCGACGATGGGTGAGAACGACTTCCGCTCCACCGAGAAGTCCGCGGTGATCGCCGAGGACGGTGCGCTGCGCATCGAGCTGGTCGGCGACGACGGCACCACCACGGTGCTGCGCGAGTCCGTACCCGTCCTGAAGGACGAGGTCGTCGACGCCTCCGTGATGCGGGTCGCCGCGCTGCGCGAGTTCCTCACCGCGCAGGTCGCCCGCGCCAAGCAGGAGGGTGTGCTGTTCTCCGTGCACCTGAAGGCCACGATGATGAAGGTCTCCGACCCGATCGTCTTCGGTCACGTGGTACGCGCCTTCTTCCCGAACACGTTCGCGCGGTACGGCGAGCAGCTCGCCGCGGCCGGTCTCAGCCCGAACGACGGTCTGGGCGGCATCTACAAGGGTCTCGAGGGCCTGCCCGAGGGCGCCGGGATCAAGGCCTCCTTCGACGCCGAGCTCGCCGAGGGCCCGAAGCTGGCGATGGTCGACTCCGACAGGGGCATCACCAACCTGCACGTCCCCTCGGACGTCATCGTGGACGCGTCCATGCCCGCCATGATCCGCACCTCCGGCCACATGTGGGGCCCCGACGGCCAGGAGGCCGACACCCTCGCCGTCCTGCCGGACTCCAGCTACTCCGGCGTCTACCAGGCCGTGATCGAGGACTGCCGCGCCAACGGCGCCTTCGACCCGTCCACCATGGGCTCGGTGCCGAACGTCGGACTGATGGCGCAGAAGGCCGAGGAGTACGGCAGCCACGACAAGACCTTCGAGATCCCGGTCACCGGAACCGTCCGCCTCGTCGACCAGGCCGGCAACGCCGTCCTGGAGCAGGCCGTCTCCGCCGGTGACATCTTCCGCGCCTGCCAGACCAAGGACGCGCCGATCCGCGACTGGGTCAAGCTGGCCGTCACCCGTGCCCGCGCCACCGGCTCCCCGGCCGTGTTCTGGCTGGACGGGACCCGCGCCCACGACGCCCACCTGATCGCCAAGGTCGAGCGGTACCTCGCCGAGCACGACACCGAGGGCCTGGACATCCGCGTCCTGAACCCGGTCGAGGCCACCAGGCTGTCCGTGGAGCGCATCCGCCGCGGTGAGGACACCATCTCGGTCACCGGCAACGTGCTGCGCGACTACCTGACCGACCTGTTCCCGATCCTGGAGCTGGGCACCAGCGCCAAGATGCTGTCGGTCGTCCCGCTGATGGCGGGCGGCGGCCTGTTCGAGACGGGTGCGGGTGGTTCCGCGCCCAAGCACGTGCAGCAGCTGGTCAAGGAGAACTACCTGCGCTGGGACTCCCTGGGAGAGTTCTTCGCCCTGGTGCCGTCCCTGGAGCAGTTCGCCGAGACCACGGGCAACGCCCGCGCCAAGGTCCTCGCCGACGCCCTCGACCGTGCCACGGCAACCTTCCTCAACGAGGACAAGTCCCCGAGCCGTCGCCTCGGCGGCATCGACAACCGCGGCAGCCACTTCTACCTGTCCCTGTACTGGGCGCAGGAGCTGGCCGGGCAGACCGACGACGCGGACCTGGCGAAGGCCTTCGCCCCGCTCGCCGAGACCCTCACCGCGAACGAGCGGAAGATCGTCGACGAACTGGCCGCCGTCCAGGGCGAGCCGGCCGAGATCGGCGGCTACTACCGGCCCGACCCGGCGAAGGCCGCCACGGTCATGCGTCCGTCCGCCACGTGGAACGAGGCGCTGGCGTCCCTGAGCTGA